The Algihabitans albus genome window below encodes:
- a CDS encoding alpha/beta hydrolase — translation MRVSRSGGALLRLVPFLLLCLSLAACARVAPPGPGPTEPRLEVASPQTGRFVTDDGLALPLRAWAPNPQEPRALLLALHGFNDYGNAWRQPAPAWAALGIAVYAYDQRGFGGAPSRGLWPGVAALTRDLRTAATTLRARHPGVPLYLLGESMGGAVVLAAAGEAEALPADGLILAAPAVWARGTQPWYQRTALWVGRTFFPWFTPSGAGFEISPSDNREALLALGRDPLVIKETRIDAIAGLVDLMDAGLAAAPRVRLPVLLLYGANDELVPKAPTLQAWRDLPEESARTLAYYPEGWHLLFRDLQRVVPTTDVAAWIFDPAEPLPSEADREAERRLAEDLAAEEP, via the coding sequence ATGCGGGTTTCGCGTTCCGGCGGTGCCTTGCTTCGTCTCGTCCCGTTTCTCCTGCTCTGCCTGAGCCTGGCCGCCTGCGCGCGCGTTGCGCCGCCCGGCCCCGGTCCGACCGAACCTCGGCTGGAGGTCGCGAGCCCGCAGACCGGCCGCTTCGTGACGGATGACGGCTTGGCGCTGCCTCTGCGCGCCTGGGCGCCTAACCCGCAAGAGCCTCGGGCGCTGCTGCTCGCGTTGCATGGCTTCAACGACTACGGCAACGCCTGGCGGCAGCCTGCCCCGGCTTGGGCGGCGCTGGGGATCGCCGTCTACGCCTACGATCAACGCGGGTTCGGCGGTGCGCCGTCCCGCGGGCTCTGGCCGGGGGTCGCGGCACTGACCCGGGATCTGCGGACGGCGGCGACGACGCTGCGGGCCCGCCATCCCGGCGTGCCCTTGTACCTGCTGGGCGAGTCCATGGGCGGCGCCGTGGTGCTGGCGGCGGCGGGCGAGGCCGAGGCGCTGCCCGCCGATGGGCTGATCCTGGCCGCCCCGGCGGTTTGGGCGCGCGGCACTCAGCCCTGGTACCAACGCACGGCTCTTTGGGTCGGCCGGACCTTCTTCCCCTGGTTCACGCCGAGTGGAGCGGGCTTCGAGATCAGCCCGTCCGACAACAGAGAGGCACTGCTCGCGCTCGGCCGGGATCCCCTGGTGATCAAGGAAACGCGGATCGACGCGATCGCCGGGCTGGTCGACCTGATGGACGCCGGTCTGGCCGCCGCGCCGCGCGTGCGCCTGCCGGTGCTGTTGCTCTACGGCGCCAACGACGAACTGGTGCCGAAAGCTCCGACCCTGCAGGCCTGGCGGGATCTGCCGGAGGAGAGCGCGCGAACCCTGGCCTACTATCCCGAAGGCTGGCATTTGCTGTTCCGCGATCTGCAGCGGGTCGTGCCGACGACCGACGTCGCCGCCTGGATCTTCGATCCCGCCGAACCCTTGCCCTCGGAGGCCGACCGCGAAGCCGAACGTCGGCTGGCGGAAGATCTGGCGGCGGAAGAGCCGTGA
- a CDS encoding ABC transporter ATP-binding protein, with amino-acid sequence MPAASSPDPQTALPDDLPDNAVEVFGLGKTYRGAGKAGPKRALDNVHLSIPRGSLFGLLGPNGAGKSTLINILAGLVNKSEGTAKIWGYDIDRRPRQSRAAIGVVPQELNIDPFFTPRELLELQAGLYGVPPRERITMEILEILGLADKAQAYTRTLSGGMRRRLMVAKAMVHNPPVLVLDEPTAGVDIELRQQLWSRVRDLNALGTTILLTTHYLEEAEELCDTIAIINHGKVIACEATSELLRRLDSKELQVQLSAPVTAVPEALKRFQPDLVGTDRLVFRYQTSQSPVADILDALAKTDLRVQDIRTDEADLEDIFLQLTRGAHDESGATAAVAK; translated from the coding sequence ATGCCCGCTGCCTCGTCTCCCGATCCGCAGACCGCCTTGCCCGACGATTTACCCGACAACGCGGTCGAGGTCTTCGGCCTGGGCAAGACCTATCGCGGTGCCGGCAAGGCCGGGCCTAAGCGGGCGCTGGACAATGTTCATCTCTCGATCCCGCGCGGCAGCCTCTTCGGCCTGCTGGGGCCGAATGGCGCCGGAAAATCGACGCTGATCAACATCCTGGCCGGCCTCGTGAACAAGAGCGAGGGGACGGCGAAGATCTGGGGCTACGACATCGACCGCCGGCCGCGTCAGTCACGCGCGGCGATCGGCGTCGTGCCGCAGGAACTCAATATCGATCCCTTCTTCACGCCGCGCGAGCTTCTGGAGTTGCAAGCTGGCCTCTACGGCGTGCCGCCGCGCGAGCGGATCACGATGGAGATCCTGGAAATCCTGGGTCTGGCGGACAAGGCGCAGGCCTACACCCGGACGCTCTCGGGCGGCATGCGCCGCCGGCTGATGGTGGCCAAGGCGATGGTGCACAATCCGCCGGTGCTTGTGCTCGACGAACCGACCGCAGGGGTCGACATCGAGCTGCGTCAGCAGCTCTGGAGCCGGGTGCGCGACCTCAACGCGCTCGGCACCACCATTCTGCTGACCACCCACTACCTGGAGGAAGCCGAGGAGCTCTGTGACACCATCGCCATCATCAACCACGGCAAGGTGATCGCCTGCGAGGCAACCTCGGAGCTGCTGCGCCGGCTCGACAGCAAGGAACTGCAGGTCCAACTATCCGCGCCCGTGACGGCCGTCCCGGAAGCGTTGAAACGCTTTCAGCCGGATCTCGTCGGGACCGACCGGCTGGTCTTCCGCTACCAGACCAGCCAGAGTCCGGTGGCCGACATTCTGGATGCGCTCGCCAAGACTGATCTGCGCGTTCAGGATATCCGCACCGACGAAGCGGATCTGGAAGACATCTTCCTGCAGCTCACCCGCGGCGCCCATGACGAAAGCGGCGCGACGGCCGCCGTGGCCAAGTAG
- a CDS encoding zinc-finger domain-containing protein yields MASDQTAPEPTEIFHVETETVACDGGDGPLGHPRVWLNMEGKGQIDCPYCGRRFILKHA; encoded by the coding sequence ATGGCCAGCGACCAGACGGCGCCCGAGCCGACCGAAATTTTCCATGTCGAGACGGAAACCGTGGCTTGCGACGGCGGCGACGGCCCACTGGGTCACCCGCGCGTCTGGCTGAACATGGAGGGAAAGGGCCAGATCGACTGTCCCTACTGCGGCCGCCGCTTCATCCTGAAACACGCCTAA
- a CDS encoding SufE family protein — MSEQSVTDPRLDELAETFEFFEDWEDRYRYIIDLGKELTPLGDAEKAPEFKVEGCVSQVWLLAGEDPERTGALQFRGDSDAHIVKGLVAVLLTLFNGRTPQEILEFDARGALDRLDLAGHLSPSRSNGLFSMVRRIRALAAARAGQAETTLH; from the coding sequence ATGAGCGAGCAGAGCGTCACCGATCCCAGGCTGGACGAACTGGCCGAAACCTTCGAGTTCTTCGAGGACTGGGAGGACCGTTACCGCTACATCATCGACCTCGGCAAGGAGCTGACGCCGCTCGGGGACGCCGAGAAAGCGCCCGAGTTCAAGGTCGAGGGCTGCGTCAGTCAGGTCTGGCTGCTGGCCGGCGAGGATCCGGAGCGGACCGGCGCCCTGCAGTTCCGCGGCGACAGCGATGCGCATATCGTCAAGGGGTTGGTGGCTGTGCTGCTGACCCTTTTCAATGGCCGCACGCCTCAGGAAATCCTGGAGTTCGATGCCCGCGGCGCGCTCGACCGCCTCGACCTGGCCGGGCATCTGAGTCCGAGCCGCAGCAACGGCCTCTTCTCCATGGTGCGCCGCATCCGTGCCCTGGCTGCCGCCCGCGCCGGTCAAGCCGAGACGACGCTGCACTGA
- a CDS encoding CobW family GTP-binding protein, translated as MDLLPVTVLTGFLGSGKTTLLSRLLQDPAMAGTAVVINEFGEVGLDHLLMTSAEETIVELDSGCLCCTVRGDLIETLGDLQRRSAAGELPPFARVVVETTGLADPAPVVHTLVNDPRLVNRYRLDGVVTTLDAVNGMATLDAHREAVKQAAMADRIVVTKTDLPDADAAALWARIKDMNPGARLERAVSGEIAADKLFDLGLWDPKTKSPNVAAWLREESYLAAQQESHDHDGHDPQHGHDHTHEGHAHDVNRHDDHIRAYCVVRDKPIPAEAFNLFLELLIANRGEDLLRVKGLVQVAEYADTPAVVHGVQHVFHPVVWLDDWPETPQTKLVFITRDIPQSFVEKMLNALTGDRVTVQDGHVVVQRQE; from the coding sequence ATGGACCTCCTGCCCGTTACCGTGCTGACCGGCTTCCTCGGCAGCGGCAAGACCACGCTGCTCAGCCGTTTGCTGCAGGACCCGGCGATGGCCGGCACCGCCGTGGTGATCAACGAGTTCGGAGAGGTCGGGCTGGACCACCTGCTGATGACCTCGGCCGAGGAGACGATCGTGGAGCTGGACAGCGGCTGCCTTTGCTGCACCGTGCGCGGCGACCTGATCGAAACCCTGGGCGATCTGCAGCGACGCAGCGCCGCCGGCGAGCTGCCGCCCTTCGCGCGGGTGGTGGTCGAAACCACGGGTCTCGCCGATCCCGCGCCGGTCGTGCACACACTGGTCAACGACCCGCGCCTGGTGAACCGCTACCGCCTCGACGGCGTCGTCACGACCCTGGACGCGGTCAACGGCATGGCGACGCTCGATGCGCACCGGGAGGCGGTGAAGCAGGCTGCCATGGCCGACCGCATCGTGGTGACCAAGACCGACCTGCCCGACGCGGACGCGGCGGCGCTTTGGGCGCGGATCAAGGACATGAACCCCGGCGCGCGGCTGGAACGCGCGGTCTCCGGCGAGATCGCGGCGGACAAGCTGTTCGACCTCGGCCTTTGGGACCCCAAGACCAAGAGTCCGAACGTGGCGGCCTGGCTGCGCGAAGAGTCCTATCTGGCGGCGCAGCAGGAGAGTCACGACCATGATGGGCACGACCCGCAACACGGGCATGACCACACTCATGAGGGCCATGCCCACGACGTGAATCGCCATGACGATCACATCCGGGCCTACTGCGTGGTTCGGGACAAGCCGATCCCGGCCGAAGCCTTCAACCTCTTTCTGGAGTTGCTGATCGCCAATCGCGGTGAGGATCTGCTGCGGGTCAAGGGTCTGGTTCAGGTCGCCGAATACGCGGACACGCCGGCGGTGGTGCATGGCGTGCAGCACGTCTTCCACCCGGTCGTCTGGCTCGACGACTGGCCGGAGACGCCGCAAACAAAGCTGGTCTTCATCACCCGCGACATCCCGCAGAGCTTCGTCGAGAAGATGCTGAACGCGTTGACCGGCGACCGGGTTACCGTGCAGGACGGTCATGTCGTGGTGCAGCGGCAGGAGTGA
- a CDS encoding carboxymuconolactone decarboxylase family protein, which translates to MATVKLVEYEEAGPEVRAVYDDIMATRKSDWINNFWKALAVDPALLRRTWDSVKQVMAPGVLDPLTKEMIYVAVSATNGCDYCINSHTAAARAKGMTDPMLAEVLAVVGMANETNRLVQGFQVELDAAFAKGGRKD; encoded by the coding sequence GTGGCGACCGTCAAACTGGTGGAATACGAGGAAGCCGGACCCGAGGTGCGGGCCGTCTACGACGATATCATGGCGACCCGAAAGTCCGACTGGATCAACAACTTCTGGAAGGCCCTGGCCGTCGATCCGGCCCTGCTCCGACGCACCTGGGACTCCGTCAAGCAGGTCATGGCGCCGGGCGTTCTGGACCCTCTGACGAAGGAGATGATCTACGTTGCGGTGAGCGCGACCAACGGCTGCGACTACTGCATCAACTCTCACACCGCCGCGGCGCGCGCCAAGGGAATGACCGACCCCATGCTCGCCGAAGTCCTGGCCGTCGTCGGCATGGCGAACGAGACCAACCGCCTGGTTCAGGGTTTCCAGGTCGAATTGGACGCCGCCTTCGCCAAAGGCGGACGGAAGGACTGA
- the yddG gene encoding aromatic amino acid exporter YddG — protein sequence MTTLEQTGEAKRLAATLAGGIAVLLWSLLALFTTWASGIPPFQLVSLCFSVAALIGFGVMARKGRAGWRSLRQPAGAWALGTFGLFGYHFFYFMALGNAPAVEAGLIAYLWPLLIVVFSALLPGERLRWFHLAGALLALAGAALLVTKGQGLTFDARYSLGYLAAIACALTWSTYSVANRRFGSVPTETVAGFCAAAALLGFISHGLFETWVTPTIGQWGAILLLGLGPVGAAFFVWDYGTKHGHIQALGAFAYAAPLLSTLLLIAFGQATATWSVALACVLIVGGAVLASLDLLRRR from the coding sequence ATGACGACCCTGGAGCAAACCGGCGAGGCGAAGCGGTTGGCGGCCACCCTGGCGGGCGGCATCGCCGTTCTGCTCTGGTCGCTGCTCGCGCTCTTCACCACCTGGGCCTCGGGCATCCCGCCCTTTCAGCTCGTCTCCCTCTGTTTCAGCGTCGCGGCGCTGATCGGCTTCGGCGTCATGGCCCGCAAGGGTCGGGCCGGCTGGCGCAGCTTGCGGCAGCCGGCCGGCGCCTGGGCATTGGGCACCTTCGGGCTCTTCGGTTACCACTTCTTCTACTTCATGGCGCTGGGCAATGCGCCCGCCGTCGAGGCCGGACTGATCGCCTATCTCTGGCCGCTGTTGATCGTCGTCTTTTCGGCCCTGCTGCCCGGAGAGCGCCTGCGCTGGTTCCATCTGGCCGGGGCGCTGTTGGCCCTTGCCGGCGCCGCCCTGCTGGTCACCAAGGGCCAGGGCCTCACCTTCGACGCGCGCTACAGCCTGGGCTATCTCGCGGCCATCGCCTGCGCGCTGACCTGGTCCACCTACTCGGTGGCCAACCGCCGCTTCGGCAGCGTGCCGACCGAGACGGTGGCCGGCTTCTGCGCCGCCGCCGCCCTGCTCGGCTTCATCAGCCACGGTCTGTTCGAGACCTGGGTGACGCCGACGATCGGCCAGTGGGGCGCGATCCTGCTGCTCGGCCTCGGCCCGGTCGGCGCCGCCTTCTTCGTTTGGGACTACGGCACCAAACACGGCCACATCCAGGCGCTCGGGGCCTTCGCCTATGCCGCGCCGCTGCTCTCCACACTGCTGCTGATCGCCTTCGGCCAGGCGACGGCGACCTGGAGCGTCGCCCTGGCCTGCGTGCTGATCGTCGGCGGCGCCGTCCTGGCCTCCCTCGACCTGCTGCGGCGGCGGTGA
- a CDS encoding cupin domain-containing protein has product MTAEQIVATLGMQPHPEGGHYVEVYRDSPPDGARGAATAIYFLLQAGEVSAWHRVDAVEIWHWYAGSPLVLTISENGHDASASYLGPDLAARQRPLRVVPAGAWQTAESLGAWTLVGCTVSPAFDLAGFELAPPDWRPTPRGG; this is encoded by the coding sequence ATGACAGCCGAGCAGATCGTTGCCACCCTCGGCATGCAGCCACACCCCGAGGGCGGCCACTACGTCGAAGTCTATCGCGACAGCCCGCCGGATGGAGCGCGGGGTGCCGCCACGGCCATCTATTTTCTGCTGCAGGCGGGCGAGGTCAGCGCCTGGCACCGGGTCGATGCGGTTGAGATCTGGCACTGGTATGCCGGGTCGCCTCTGGTTTTGACGATCAGCGAGAACGGCCACGACGCCAGCGCCAGTTATCTGGGCCCCGACCTCGCGGCCCGCCAGCGGCCGCTGCGCGTGGTGCCGGCGGGCGCCTGGCAGACAGCCGAGAGCCTCGGTGCCTGGACCCTTGTCGGCTGCACGGTCTCCCCCGCCTTCGACTTGGCCGGCTTCGAACTGGCGCCACCGGACTGGCGACCGACGCCACGGGGTGGGTGA
- the gloB gene encoding hydroxyacylglutathione hydrolase, translating to MSQLDVHQIPVLNDNYVYLARCRVSGATAVVDPAVAPPILAAAERLGWRITHILNTHHHGDHVGGNLEIQRATGCTIVGPKADRGRIPGIDVEVDEGDSYRLGEAQAEVFFVPGHTRGHIAYWFAESDALFCGDTLFALGCGRLFEGTPQQMWNSLSKLKALPPSARVYCAHEYTQANARFALTVDGANARLKARSGEIDRLRAAGTPTVPSTLGEELATNPFLRADAPELAAQIGLVGADPVTVFAEVRARKDAF from the coding sequence ATGTCTCAACTCGATGTTCATCAGATTCCTGTGCTGAACGACAACTATGTCTACCTGGCGCGCTGCCGCGTCAGCGGCGCCACGGCAGTGGTCGATCCGGCCGTGGCGCCGCCGATCCTGGCCGCGGCCGAGCGCCTGGGCTGGCGGATTACTCACATTCTCAACACCCATCACCACGGCGACCATGTCGGCGGCAATCTGGAGATCCAGCGCGCCACCGGCTGTACCATCGTTGGTCCCAAGGCCGACCGGGGCCGCATCCCCGGCATCGACGTGGAGGTCGACGAGGGCGACAGCTACCGTCTCGGCGAAGCGCAGGCCGAGGTTTTCTTCGTGCCGGGCCATACACGCGGCCATATCGCCTACTGGTTCGCCGAGAGCGACGCCCTCTTCTGCGGCGATACCCTCTTCGCATTGGGCTGCGGCCGGCTGTTCGAAGGCACGCCGCAGCAGATGTGGAATTCTCTGTCCAAGCTGAAGGCTCTGCCGCCAAGCGCCCGGGTCTACTGCGCTCACGAGTATACCCAGGCCAACGCCCGCTTCGCGCTGACGGTCGACGGGGCGAACGCCCGGCTCAAGGCGCGGTCGGGGGAGATCGACCGTCTGCGTGCCGCCGGTACGCCGACGGTCCCCTCGACCTTGGGCGAGGAGCTAGCCACAAACCCCTTCCTGCGGGCCGATGCACCGGAGCTGGCCGCTCAAATCGGTCTGGTCGGCGCCGATCCCGTCACCGTCTTCGCCGAGGTCCGGGCGCGCAAGGACGCCTTCTGA
- a CDS encoding class I SAM-dependent methyltransferase: MWQDVIDLHGFYQTRTGQVARHLIRHSVRQMWPDVQGQALLGLGFASPYLRQFRQEAERVLAFMPAPQGVMHWPAEGPYVTSLVDETELPLQDYSVDRVLIVHGIENSDYLKHMLSEVWRVLTGQGRLLVVVPNRRSIWARLERTPLGHGHPYSPTQLKRLLRDNLFVPQRHQHALFIPPTRSQTLLRSATAWERAGQRWFPQIGGVNLIEASKQLYAPTPLRAAERSRRSVLVGVPQVAATFAPAKRTSS, from the coding sequence ATGTGGCAAGACGTGATCGATCTGCACGGATTCTATCAGACCCGGACCGGCCAGGTGGCGCGCCATCTGATTCGTCACTCGGTACGCCAGATGTGGCCCGACGTACAGGGTCAGGCGCTGCTTGGCCTCGGCTTCGCCAGCCCCTACCTGCGCCAGTTCCGGCAGGAGGCGGAGCGTGTGCTCGCCTTCATGCCGGCGCCCCAGGGCGTGATGCATTGGCCCGCCGAAGGCCCCTACGTGACCTCCCTGGTGGACGAGACCGAGTTGCCGCTGCAGGACTATTCGGTGGACCGGGTTCTGATCGTCCACGGCATCGAGAACTCCGATTATCTGAAGCATATGCTGAGCGAGGTCTGGCGGGTGCTGACCGGACAGGGACGGCTGCTGGTGGTGGTACCCAACCGCCGCAGTATCTGGGCCAGGCTGGAGCGCACGCCGCTTGGCCACGGGCACCCTTATAGCCCGACTCAGCTCAAACGCCTGCTGCGGGACAACCTCTTCGTTCCCCAGCGCCATCAGCACGCCCTCTTCATTCCGCCCACGCGCTCGCAGACGCTGCTGCGCTCGGCCACCGCCTGGGAGCGGGCAGGCCAGCGCTGGTTTCCGCAGATCGGCGGCGTGAATCTGATCGAGGCAAGCAAGCAGCTCTACGCCCCGACACCGCTGCGGGCCGCGGAACGCAGCCGCCGCAGCGTCCTGGTCGGCGTTCCCCAGGTCGCGGCGACCTTCGCTCCCG